A region of the candidate division WOR-3 bacterium genome:
GCGCCGCAGGTAGACCAGGGTGTTCTCCTGTTGCCTGCGCTCGACCTTGACGAGTTGCTGGCGCTACGGGTATCATATGAAACGCGCAAGCGTCAGGCAGGGGGTCACGATGTGCCTTGGCCGGCCCTTTGAGTTGGCAGGCATATTTGACACCGTCCGATGGTTAGAATATCCTTAGCAGATATGGCACATGCGTATACCCCTGGTTTGAAGGTCACGTCCCGGACAGTAGTAAGAAAGGAACGCCGGCTTCCACTTCCTGGCGAAACCCTGGTCGAGAAAGGGCAGCAGGTTAGGGGCGACGACATTGTTGCCCGGACCGAGTTGCCCGGCGATGTCACCACGGTAAATGCCGGTGGACTTTTGGGCGTGCCACCTGAAGACCTACCTGCTCTGATGCTCAAGAAACCCGGAGACAGAGTCGAGAAGGATGAGGTGATTGCCCGGTCCAAGGGACTGTTTGGCCTCTTTAAGACCGACGTCCGCTCACCGGTCAAGGGCGTGGTTGAAAGTGTGTCATCGGTAACCGGCCAAGTAATCCTGCGCGAGCCACCGCAGCCGGTTCAAGTTGATGCCTACATCGAGGGTTTGGTGACTGACGTCATACCAAGAGAGGGCGTGGTCATTGAGACCGAGGCAAGCTTGGTGCAGGGGATATTCGGCGTGGGCGGCGAGGTGCGCGGTGTAATTCACGTCGTCGTAGATTCGCCGGACCGACCGCTCGGTGGTGAAGACATTGGGGAGAACTGCCGCGGCAAAGTTGTCGTCGGCGGTTCGCTTATAACCTACGAAGCGATCGAAAGTGCGCTACGGAACGGCGTAAAGGCGGTCGTTGCCGGTGGAGTTGAAGATGCGACCCTGCGCCACTTCTTGGGATATGACATCGGCGTGGCAATCACCGGGTCGGAGAAAAAGGGGTTGACGTTGGTCGTGACCGAGGGTTTTGGTCGGATGCGGATGGCACTGCGTTCGTTTGAGCTGCTCCGGTCGCTTGAGGGGAAGATGGCATCGGTGAATGGTGCAACTCAGATTCGCGCCGGCGTAATTCGGCCCGAGGTCATCGTACCGCAGCCGGCCGGCACCGGAGCGGTGAAACAGAGCGTAGCCGAAGGCGGACTCGCGCTCGGAACACCGGTACGCATAATCCGCCAGCCCGGGTTCGGCGCTATCGGCAAGGTGGCCAAGCTGCCGGTAGAGCTTGAGACAATCGAGACTGAGGCCAAGGTAAGGGTGCTTGAGGTTGAGCTTGAAGATGGCAAGCACGTGCTTTTGCCTCGGGCGAACGTCGAAATAATAGAAAGCTAGCTGAATGGGGCTGTCCAAAGGACCGGCTCTTGTCCTGCTTAATGCAGTAAGGAGTCTGCCACGTATCGATTCCAGGAGACTCGGAAGAAAATTCTCCACTACCCTATTTGCTCTATTGAGGAGAACAAGGAACGGGTCATTCAGCAGTCGTTCAACGACGAACTGTCATTTTCCGGTGGCCAATCAATACCTTAGGTTCAATGACCTAAGATTCACCGGACGCTCTAAGACGGCCAGCGTGTTTTCGCGTTTCTGTGTGGCCCTGGTTATGCTTGCTCTCGTTGGGACGTTCGTAACTGCTTTTGCCGGGATGTCGTCGCTCAAGATAATGCCGGGAGTGCGCGAGGCAGGGATGGGTAATGCCGGAGTCGCGTCTGCGTTCGGCCCCCAGGCGATTGCCTGGAATCCTGCGGCTTCGGCGGCCGTATCGGGGTTCGCGGCGTGTGTTTCCTATGCGAAGTGGTTTGCAGACCTGCACCAACAGTCGGTCTACCTTACCCGTGACATCAGGCTTGGCGTGTTTGGCGTCGGCGCGACGAGCTTTACGGCTGGCAAGTTCGAGTACCGGACCGAGGTGCCGACCGAGGACCCGCTCGGCCTGTTTGTACCGGGCGAGTTCACTCTGCACCTCAATTTCTCGCGCCGGGTGAGCGGCGTGGTAGACGGCGGAATTGCGGCCCGGTATTACTACTCCAAGGTACTGGACCAGGCGGCGTCAGGGTTCGGATTTGATCTCGGAGTTCGGGCCGCTCCTTGGGACCAGCTCGTACTCGGGGCTTCGCTCGTTGATTTTGGCTGGAATCTCTCGTACTACCGCGAGCGGTTCAGGCTGCCGACAAGGGCCAGACTGGGCGTTACCTACAGGTTTGGACTTGGCGAGAATCTCGGGCTGAATCTGACTGGCGAAGGCGTGCTGCACGTGTACACGCGGGACCTGAACGTCCATTCCGGAGTCGAGCTCGTGTGGCGCGAGGCGATTGCTCTGCGGGCTGGGTACGAGCGACTCGAGGAGCTGGGTCGGGTGGGTTGTGGGCTCGGGTTGCGGCATGGCCTTTTCCGGCTCGACTACTCGCTTAGCGCTCTGAATGATAACCTCGGCGCAGCACACAGGATAGGTCTGAGTCTAAGCGGCTAGCGCGGGTTAGGTCTATGCCTCAGGAATGGCTTGAGTTCGAACAGCCGTTAGCAGAGTTGACTGAACGAATTGACGAGCTGGCGGCAATCGGGGCCAAGGACGAGGTCAAACGGCTCCGGGAAGAGGCAGTCAAGCTCAAGGAGAAAATCTACGCAGATCTTACGCCCTGGCAACGTGTGCTTCTAGCCCGGCATCCGCGACGTCCCTACACCCTTGATTATGTTGATCGGATAGTGACCGACTTCCTTGAATTGCACGGTGACCGAGGTTTTGCTGACGACCCGGCAATTGTGGTCGGGCTCGGTCGAATTGACGGCGTCGGGTTCGCCATTGTTGGACACCAGAAGGGCCGAGATACCAAGGAAAAGCTGGCCCGTAACTTTGCGATGCCGCATCCAGAGGGGTATCGCAAGGCGCTGCGCATGATGAAGCTGGCAGCAAGGTTCGGATTGCCGATTCTTGCCTTGGTGGACACGCCGGGTGCATATCCGGGAGTCGGAGCAGAGGAAAGGGGACAGGCTGAGGCAATCGCTAGGAACCTGCGCGAGATGGCAGTGTTGCCGGTACCGATAATTGTGGTGGTGACAGGTGAAGGCGGGTCGGGCGGGGCACTCGCGATATCAGTCGGCGACCGACTGATGATGCAGGAGAACGCAATCTATTCTGTGATTACACCAGAGGGGTGCGCGTCTATTCTGTGGCGCGACAACTCGAAGACCGAGCAGGCGGCCGAAGTTATGCGGATTACTGCAGCCGAGATACTGAAGCTTGGCATCATTGACGAGGTCATACCCGAGCCTCTTGGCGGTGCGCACCAGGACTGGGACGAGGCCGCGGCACTTCTGAAAAAGGCGGTCATGCGGGCCTATCGTAGTCTGAGCCAGGAGCCGACCGACAGGTTGGTCAAGCGTCGCATCGGGCGGCTTGCGGCGATTGGCGTGTACGCGTGACGCAACCGATATGAGCCGGCAGGACCGATCGGACCTGTGACCGGCACAAAGTTCAGGGCTGGTTACGTTGCACTAATCGGACTGCCCAATGTCGGCAAGTCAACGCTGTTGAACCGGTTGGTTGGGCAGTACGTATCAATCGTTGCTCCAAGACCGCAGACAACAAGACATCGGGTTCTGGGTATCCTCAACGGGGACGGATTCCAATTACTGCTCCTTGATACCCCTGGGCTTCTGAAGCCGGCCTACAAACTCCAGGAGTTGATGGAGAAAGAAATCGAGCGGGCGTTTGAGGATGCAGACGTTGTGCTTCTGCTTCTGGACGCCACCAACCCGGAACTCGAACACGAGGTCTGGCGCAACCCACAGCTCGCACAGCTCGTTCCGGTTGCGGCTGTCGGAGACCTGACGACTTCTGCCGAACCTGCGAATGAGTCCGGTGCGCTTCGGGGGTCGAGGCCGTCGGTCGTCGTTGCGTTTAACAAGGTAGACAAGGCCGACAAAGCTGGCCTGCTTGCGTTGGCCGCCAGACTCAAGGCGCGTGGACTTGGCAATGTGTTCATGGTATCGG
Encoded here:
- a CDS encoding PorV/PorQ family protein; translated protein: MFSRFCVALVMLALVGTFVTAFAGMSSLKIMPGVREAGMGNAGVASAFGPQAIAWNPAASAAVSGFAACVSYAKWFADLHQQSVYLTRDIRLGVFGVGATSFTAGKFEYRTEVPTEDPLGLFVPGEFTLHLNFSRRVSGVVDGGIAARYYYSKVLDQAASGFGFDLGVRAAPWDQLVLGASLVDFGWNLSYYRERFRLPTRARLGVTYRFGLGENLGLNLTGEGVLHVYTRDLNVHSGVELVWREAIALRAGYERLEELGRVGCGLGLRHGLFRLDYSLSALNDNLGAAHRIGLSLSG
- a CDS encoding acetyl-CoA carboxylase carboxyltransferase subunit alpha, encoding MPQEWLEFEQPLAELTERIDELAAIGAKDEVKRLREEAVKLKEKIYADLTPWQRVLLARHPRRPYTLDYVDRIVTDFLELHGDRGFADDPAIVVGLGRIDGVGFAIVGHQKGRDTKEKLARNFAMPHPEGYRKALRMMKLAARFGLPILALVDTPGAYPGVGAEERGQAEAIARNLREMAVLPVPIIVVVTGEGGSGGALAISVGDRLMMQENAIYSVITPEGCASILWRDNSKTEQAAEVMRITAAEILKLGIIDEVIPEPLGGAHQDWDEAAALLKKAVMRAYRSLSQEPTDRLVKRRIGRLAAIGVYA
- the era gene encoding GTPase Era, with translation MTGTKFRAGYVALIGLPNVGKSTLLNRLVGQYVSIVAPRPQTTRHRVLGILNGDGFQLLLLDTPGLLKPAYKLQELMEKEIERAFEDADVVLLLLDATNPELEHEVWRNPQLAQLVPVAAVGDLTTSAEPANESGALRGSRPSVVVAFNKVDKADKAGLLALAARLKARGLGNVFMVSALRGDGIEELKQALVAALPEGEPFYPPDMVSERPERFFVAEFIRESIFNRYGAEVPYATTVVVDEFTERPGRKDYIRATIYVERDTQKAIVIGRDGAALRQVGSSARRRIEQFLGRAVYLELWVKVAEAWRRNETFIRRNIYPR